From Myotis daubentonii chromosome 15, mMyoDau2.1, whole genome shotgun sequence, one genomic window encodes:
- the HPN gene encoding serine protease hepsin, translating to MAEKEGGRTVPCCSGSKVAALTAGTLLLLTGIGAASWAIVTVLLRSDQKPLYPVQVSPADTRLTVFDETEGTWRLLCSSRSNARVAGLSCEEMGFLRALAHSELDVRTAGANGTSGFFCVDEGRLPYARRLLEVISVCDCPRGRFLATICQDCGRRKLPVDRIVGGQDTSLGKWPWQVSLRYDGAHLCGGSLLSGDWVLTAAHCFPERNRVLSRWRVFAGAVAQASPHGLQTGVQAVIYHGGYLPFRDPNSEENSNDIALVHLSSPLPLTEYIQPVCLPAAGQALVDGKICTVTGWGNTQYYGQQAGVLQEARVPIISNDVCNGPDFYGNQIKPKMFCAGYHEGGIDACQGDSGGPFVCEDSISRTPRWRLCGIVSWGTGCALAQKPGVYTKVSDFREWIFQAIKIHSEASGMVTQL from the exons GTGGCCGGACTGTGCCATGCTGTTCTGGATCCAAGGTAGCAGCTCTCACTGCAGGGACCCTGCTGCTCCTGACAGGCATCGGGGCAGCGTCCTGGGCCATTG TGACCGTTCTACTCAGGAGTGATCAGAAGCCACTGTATCCGG TGCAGGTCAGCCCAGCAGACACTCGGCTCACAGTCTTTGACGAGACGGAGGGGACGTGGCGGCTGCTGTGCTCTTCGCGCTCCAATGCCAGGGTGGCGGGACTCAGCTGTGAGGAGATGGGCTTCCTCAG ggcacTGGCCCACTCGGAGCTGGATGTGCGGACAGCGGGTGCCAACGGCACGTCAGGCTTCTTCTGTGTGGACGAGGGAAGGCTGCCCTACGCCCGGAGGCTGCTTGAGGTCATCTCCGTGTG TGACTGTCCCAGGGGCCGCTTCCTGGCTACCATCTGCCAAG ACTGTGGCCGTAGGAAGCTGCCCGTAGACCGCATTGTGGGAGGCCAGGACACCAGCCTGGGCAAGTGGCCATGGCAAGTCAGTCTTCGCTATGATGGAGCGCACCTCTGTGGCGGGTCCCTGCTCTCCGGAGACTGGGTGCTGACAGCCGCCCACTGCTTCCCTGA GCGGAACCGGGTCCTGTCACGATGGCGTGTGTTTGCGGGCGCTGTTGCCCAGGCCTCACCCCACGGCCTGCAGACGGGGGTTCAGGCAGTGATCTACCACGGGGGCTACCTCCCCTTTCGGGATCCCAACAGTGAGGAGAACAGTAATGACATCGCTCTGGTCCACCTCTCCAGCCCCCTGCCCCTTACAG AATACATCCAGCCCGTGTGCctcccagctgccggccaggcccTGGTGGATGGCAAGATTTGTACGGTGACTGGCTGGGGCAACACGCAGTACTACG GCCAACAGGCTGGGGTACTCCAGGAGGCCCGAGTCCCCATAATCAGCAACGATGTCTGCAACGGTCCTGACTTCTACGGGAACCAGATCAAGCCCAAGATGTTCTGTGCTGGCTACCATGAGGGTGGCATTGATGCCTGCCAG ggtGACAGTGGTGGCCCCTTCGTGTGTGAGGACAGCATCTCTCGGACCCCACGTTGGCGGCTCTGTGGCATTGTGAGCTGGGGCACTGGCTGTGCCCTGGCCCAGAAGCCAGGCGTCTACACCAAAGTCAGTGACTTCCGGGAGTGGATCTTCCAGGCCATAAAG ATTCACTCCGAAGCCAGCGGCATGGTGACTCAACTCTGA